Proteins co-encoded in one Waddlia chondrophila WSU 86-1044 genomic window:
- a CDS encoding Na+/H+ antiporter subunit C, producing MKFLLAIVVGVLFGSGVFLLLRRSLFKLVIGLILLGHATNLLIFASGKLTLGRPPFVEQGQNSLMLADPLPQALILTAIVISLGVTAFALVLAYKFYGVTKISDLDDLKEN from the coding sequence TTGAAGTTTTTATTGGCGATCGTTGTCGGAGTGTTATTCGGATCCGGAGTCTTTCTGCTCTTACGCCGAAGTTTATTTAAGTTGGTGATCGGTTTGATTTTATTGGGGCATGCGACGAATTTGTTGATTTTTGCCTCAGGTAAATTGACTTTGGGCCGCCCTCCTTTTGTTGAACAGGGGCAAAATTCCTTGATGCTGGCCGATCCTTTACCGCAAGCTCTGATTCTAACTGCCATTGTGATCAGTTTAGGAGTCACCGCCTTTGCTCTTGTGCTTGCTTACAAGTTTTATGGTGTGACGAAGATCAGCGATCTGGACGACCTTAAGGAAAATTGA
- the mbhE gene encoding hydrogen gas-evolving membrane-bound hydrogenase subunit E, which produces MLGPIAILIKNRLGKWAGWIYALAPFYGILEFLWIMPTLEKDHVLTESYGWIPQYEISLSFYFDGLSEFFGLLVLGIGALILIYGSYYTKAYPRKEVFMGHLILFMAAMLGLVIAGNLLTFFLFWELTGIFSYLLIGFDHEKESARKGALQALLITGLGGQALLAGFIVLGMAYPDYEFRTLLSNPAALQNSAFYFPALILILIGALTKSAQFPFHFWLPGAMVAPTPVSAYLHSATMVKAGIFLLLRLNPVLGGTESWHYILTVVGVTTMFVGAWSSVTQTDLKKVLAYSTISALGTIVLLIGTDTEYAINAAILYILVHAFYKGTLFMLAGVIQKQTHTREIPKLGGLYRYMPLTAVVMCLALVSMAGIPPMLGFISKELVYEAKVHAPNAYWFILPAGVITNMIMVFLSLRLSIDVFWGKAGQYLKRPEKPVISMILGPVVLVFLSLVLGIFPESIANALTAEAISDINPHFGAIELKLWTGWNTIQLISLLTLVLGGFLYIKKEVFIESVQRVNVRYCSQKFSDLFFRLIDRFLAFTKEKTGIVQHGYHRFYLMTIFSVASAFVWLLLWHSHAVEIALNFDEIPISQAAILLLIIVSVFYAVSSPSRVVALISMGVVGFGIVMVFIVFSGVDLPITMILAEVMMIILSMALLYYLPRYVSQSDKGERMRDAVIATAVGASMAVLILQANAVDLGAPISNFYKEVSYPEAFGRNIVNVILVDFRAFDTLGEITVLTIAALGIFSLMNGETAIEKMREESAILQIAAKILRPLLIALSVVVFLRGHNDPGGGFIAGLMVGAAEILYMMAFGVSQGRKVIFLNPIKMMGLGLAFSVLSGFPGVLFGVPFMKGEWIDLGMGIKLGTPILFDLGVYCTVIGMLTQTAFLLMEE; this is translated from the coding sequence ATGTTAGGACCCATCGCGATACTGATCAAAAATCGCTTAGGAAAATGGGCGGGATGGATCTATGCCCTTGCTCCTTTTTATGGGATATTGGAATTTCTCTGGATCATGCCAACTTTGGAAAAGGATCACGTTTTGACGGAATCCTACGGATGGATTCCTCAATACGAGATCAGCCTTTCCTTCTATTTTGACGGATTAAGCGAGTTTTTCGGTCTATTGGTGCTTGGGATAGGGGCATTGATCTTAATTTACGGCTCTTACTACACGAAGGCTTATCCGCGCAAAGAGGTGTTTATGGGACACCTCATTTTGTTTATGGCTGCCATGCTAGGGCTGGTGATCGCTGGAAATCTTCTTACTTTTTTTCTGTTTTGGGAGTTGACAGGAATCTTTTCCTACCTGTTGATTGGATTTGATCATGAAAAAGAGAGCGCTAGAAAAGGTGCGCTGCAAGCTCTGCTAATTACAGGATTGGGAGGACAGGCGCTTCTTGCAGGGTTCATTGTCTTGGGGATGGCTTATCCCGATTATGAATTCAGAACACTTTTATCCAATCCTGCCGCTTTGCAAAACTCTGCTTTTTATTTTCCCGCATTGATTCTCATTCTGATCGGCGCATTGACAAAATCAGCGCAGTTTCCTTTTCATTTTTGGCTGCCTGGTGCAATGGTTGCCCCGACGCCAGTCAGCGCTTATTTGCATTCTGCGACGATGGTCAAAGCAGGGATTTTTCTCTTATTGAGGCTCAATCCTGTTCTTGGCGGGACGGAAAGTTGGCACTACATCCTAACGGTAGTTGGTGTGACGACGATGTTTGTCGGCGCCTGGAGCAGCGTGACACAGACAGATCTTAAAAAAGTTCTTGCTTATTCAACGATCAGCGCTCTGGGAACTATTGTGTTGCTGATTGGCACGGATACGGAGTATGCGATCAATGCAGCAATTCTGTATATCCTGGTGCACGCTTTCTATAAAGGAACGTTATTCATGCTTGCAGGAGTGATCCAAAAACAAACCCACACTCGAGAAATCCCAAAGCTTGGAGGCCTTTATCGATACATGCCTCTGACTGCTGTTGTGATGTGTCTGGCTTTAGTTTCCATGGCCGGTATTCCTCCTATGCTAGGCTTCATTAGCAAAGAGTTGGTTTACGAAGCTAAGGTTCACGCTCCAAATGCTTACTGGTTTATCCTACCTGCCGGTGTCATTACCAATATGATCATGGTTTTTCTCTCTTTGCGGTTGTCTATTGATGTTTTTTGGGGAAAGGCTGGCCAGTATTTGAAACGTCCGGAAAAACCTGTGATCTCGATGATCCTTGGACCTGTCGTCCTTGTTTTCCTTAGTTTAGTTCTTGGCATTTTTCCTGAAAGCATTGCTAATGCATTAACTGCGGAAGCCATTTCAGATATCAACCCCCATTTTGGAGCGATCGAGCTAAAACTTTGGACCGGATGGAATACGATTCAACTCATCAGTCTTCTAACTCTTGTTCTGGGTGGATTTTTGTACATTAAAAAGGAAGTTTTCATCGAATCCGTTCAAAGAGTCAATGTCCGATATTGCTCTCAGAAATTCTCCGATCTATTTTTCCGCTTGATCGACAGGTTTTTGGCGTTTACAAAAGAAAAAACCGGTATCGTTCAGCATGGATACCACCGGTTTTATCTGATGACAATTTTTTCTGTGGCATCAGCGTTTGTGTGGCTGCTCCTTTGGCATTCTCATGCTGTGGAGATCGCACTAAATTTTGACGAAATACCGATCAGTCAAGCTGCGATTTTGCTGTTGATCATTGTTTCTGTTTTTTATGCCGTTTCCTCTCCTTCAAGAGTAGTCGCTCTCATTTCGATGGGGGTGGTGGGCTTTGGTATTGTCATGGTCTTCATTGTGTTTAGCGGAGTGGATCTCCCGATCACGATGATCCTTGCAGAAGTGATGATGATCATTTTGTCGATGGCGCTCCTTTACTATCTTCCACGCTATGTGAGTCAATCGGATAAGGGGGAGAGGATGAGAGACGCAGTCATCGCAACGGCTGTCGGGGCGAGCATGGCCGTTTTGATTCTACAGGCAAATGCTGTGGATTTAGGAGCGCCTATTTCCAATTTTTATAAAGAAGTTAGTTATCCTGAAGCGTTTGGACGCAATATTGTCAATGTGATCCTTGTTGACTTTCGAGCCTTTGATACGCTTGGGGAGATCACTGTCTTGACGATTGCGGCTCTTGGGATCTTTTCCTTGATGAATGGAGAAACTGCAATCGAAAAAATGCGGGAAGAATCGGCAATTCTGCAGATTGCGGCAAAAATTCTTCGTCCTCTTTTGATTGCTTTGTCTGTCGTGGTATTTTTGCGTGGACACAACGATCCTGGAGGCGGGTTTATTGCAGGATTGATGGTAGGCGCTGCAGAGATCCTTTACATGATGGCATTTGGAGTAAGTCAGGGGAGGAAAGTGATTTTCCTTAATCCGATCAAAATGATGGGGCTTGGACTGGCATTCTCTGTACTTTCCGGCTTCCCTGGGGTGCTCTTCGGAGTTCCTTTTATGAAAGGAGAATGGATAGATTTAGGGATGGGAATCAAATTAGGAACGCCGATTTTGTTTGATTTGGGAGTCTATTGCACTGTGATAGGGATGTTGACACAGACGGCATTTTTGTTGATGGAGGAGTAA
- a CDS encoding 3-deoxy-7-phosphoheptulonate synthase, with product MLKISPFNTDCSDSLLTPLELKEKLPATVAQTEFVEQSRSRTRRILNGQESRLLAIVGPCSIHDPRSAIDYAQKLKKLSSEVEETLLIVMRVYFEKPRTVLGWKGFMYDPHLNGSYDVATGVQWTRELFLQLTDMGIPLAAELLDPLSFHYFGDLITWSCIGARTSSSQIHRQIASHLPMPVAFKNNTDGNIEIAVNGAVSSSEPHTFLSLDPNGKLACVKSLGNPDSHIVLRGGEQRSNYDASSIAEAIAHLESAQMPQKIIIDCSHDNSRRSPYRQREVLSSVMDQIVAGNDAIKGFILESHIEGGNQSIHECASNLKYGVSITDPCLDWKTTKSLIKDVDNALKTKNFRGEGCRQLLPERII from the coding sequence ATGTTGAAAATCTCACCGTTCAATACGGATTGTTCCGATTCTCTTCTAACTCCCCTGGAGCTAAAAGAAAAGTTGCCCGCAACTGTAGCACAAACAGAATTCGTTGAACAGTCCCGGTCTCGAACCCGGCGTATTTTAAACGGTCAAGAATCTCGCCTATTAGCTATCGTCGGCCCCTGCTCGATCCATGATCCCAGATCTGCAATTGACTATGCGCAAAAATTGAAAAAACTCTCTTCCGAAGTTGAAGAGACGCTGCTGATTGTGATGCGGGTGTATTTTGAGAAGCCGCGCACTGTTTTAGGTTGGAAAGGATTTATGTACGATCCCCACTTAAATGGTTCCTATGATGTAGCGACGGGAGTGCAGTGGACGCGCGAGCTCTTTTTACAGCTGACTGATATGGGGATTCCTTTAGCGGCAGAGCTTCTAGATCCTCTTTCCTTCCACTATTTCGGCGATTTGATCACTTGGAGCTGCATTGGGGCGCGCACTTCGTCGTCGCAAATCCATCGCCAGATTGCATCTCATCTACCGATGCCTGTCGCTTTTAAAAATAATACAGACGGCAACATCGAAATTGCAGTCAATGGCGCAGTTTCATCTTCTGAGCCTCACACCTTTCTCTCTCTCGATCCGAATGGCAAGCTTGCCTGCGTAAAGTCTCTCGGCAACCCCGACTCCCACATTGTTTTGCGTGGAGGCGAGCAGCGCTCTAATTACGACGCTTCGTCCATTGCTGAGGCGATCGCTCACTTGGAAAGCGCTCAGATGCCGCAAAAGATCATCATCGATTGCTCGCACGACAACTCCAGACGCAGTCCTTATCGGCAGCGGGAGGTACTGAGTTCAGTGATGGACCAGATCGTTGCAGGCAATGATGCGATCAAAGGATTTATTCTTGAGAGTCACATCGAGGGGGGCAACCAATCCATTCACGAGTGCGCATCCAACCTGAAATACGGCGTATCAATCACCGATCCTTGCCTTGACTGGAAAACGACAAAATCCTTGATAAAAGATGTTGATAATGCTCTTAAAACGAAAAATTTTAGAGGTGAAGGTTGCCGTCAACTTTTGCCTGAGAGAATCATTTGA